The DNA segment TGCACTCCGAACGTTTTGTACAGGACATGGTAAAAGCCCTGCAAAACAACGCGATCGAAGAGTTTAAACGCTATTATCGTTCCGTCGACGCCCTCCTCATCGATGACATCCAGTTCTTTGCTAATAAAGAACGATCCCAGGAAGAGTTTTTCCACACCTTTAACGCCCTTCTTGAAGGTAATCAGCAGATCATTTTGACCTCGGATCGTTATCCAAAAGAGATCAACGGCGTTGAGGATCGTCTGAAATCCCGCTTCGGTTGGGGGCTGACGGTGGCGATCGAACCGCCAGAACTGGAAACTCGCGTGGCGATCCTGATGAAAAAGGCCGACGAAAATGACATTCGTCTGCCGGGCGAAGTGGCCTTCTTTATTGCCAAGCGTCTACGCTCTAACGTGCGTGAGCTGGAAGGGGCGCTGAACCGTGTGATTGCCAACGCCAACTTTACCGGTCGGGCGATTACCATCGACTTCGTTCGCGAAGCGCTGCGCGATCTGCTGGCGTTGCAGGAAAAACTGGTCACCATCGACAATATTCAGAAGACGGTGGCGGAGTATTACAAAATTAAAATTGCGGATTTGCTGTCCAAGCGTCGTTCTCGCTCGGTAGCGCGTCCGCGTCAGATGGCCATGGCGCTGGCGAAAGAGCTCACTAACCACAGTCTGCCGGAAATTGGCGACGCGTTTGGTGGGCGCGACCACACTACGGTGCTTCATGCCTGCCGTAAGATTGAGCAGTTGCGTGAAGAAAGCCATGATATTAAAGAAGATTTCTCAAACTTAATCAGAACATTATCTTCGTGACGCTATGAAATTTACCGTTGAACGTGAACATTTATTAAAGCCGCTTCAGCAGGTCAGCGGCCCGCTGGGTGGTCGTCCTACGCTGCCTATTCTTGGCAACCTGTTGCTGCAGGTGGCTGACGGTGCGCTTTCGCTGACGGGTACCGATCTTGAAATGGAAATGGTGGCCCGCGTTGCGTTGATTCAGCCGCATGAGCCTGGCGCCACCACCGTCCCGGCGCGGAAGTTCTTTGATATCTGCCGTGGCCTACCGGAAGGGGCGGAAATCGCCGTCCAACTCGAAGGCGATCGCATGCTGGTACGTTCGGGCCGCAGCCGTTTTTCGCTGTCCACGCTACCTGCCGCCGACTTCCCGAATCTGGATGACTGGCAGAGCGAGGTAGAATTCACCCTACCGCAGGCGACGATGAAGCGTCTGATTGAAGCCACGCAGTTCTCCATGGCGCATCAGGACGTGCGTTACTACTTAAACGGCATGCTGTTTGAGACTGAAGGTGAAGAGTTGCGTACCGTGGCGACCGATGGTCACCGTCTGGCGGTTTGCTCTATGCCTGTTGGTCAGTCGCTGCCCAACCATTCGGTGATCGTGCCGCGTAAAGGTGTGATTGAACTGATGCGTATGCTCGACGGCGGCGATAACCCGCTGCGCGTGCAGATTGGCAGCAACAACATCCGCGCGCACGTTGGCGACTTTATCTTTACTTCTAAGCTGGTGGATGGTCGTTTCCCGGATTACCGTCGCGTACTGCCGAAGAATCCGGATAAACATCTGGAAGCTGGCTGCGATATCCTCAAGCAGGCTTTTGCCCGCGCGGCGATCCTGTCGAACGAGAAATTCCGCGGCGTGCGTCTGTATGTGAGTGAAAATCAGCTCAAGATCACCGCGAACAACCCGGAACAGGAAGAAGCCGAAGAGATTCTGGACGTCACCTATCCGGGGACTGAAATGGAGATCGGCTTTAACGTCAGCTACGTGTTAGATGTCCTGAATGCGCTGAAGTGCGAAAACGTGCGCATCATGCTGACCGACTCCGTCTCGAGCGTACAAATTGAAGATGCGGCGTCGCAGAGTGCGGCTTACGTCGTTATGC comes from the Citrobacter amalonaticus genome and includes:
- the dnaA gene encoding chromosomal replication initiator protein DnaA, translated to MSLSLWQQCLARLQDELPATEFSMWIRPLQAELSDNTLALYAPNRFVLDWVRDKYLNNINGLLNNFCGADAPQLRFEVGTKPVSQTLKTPVNNNVAAPAQVAHQVQPQRAAPVAARPGWDNVPAPAEPTYRSNVNVKHTFDNFVEGKSNQLARAAARQVADNPGGAYNPLFLYGGTGLGKTHLLHAVGNGIMARKPNAKVVYMHSERFVQDMVKALQNNAIEEFKRYYRSVDALLIDDIQFFANKERSQEEFFHTFNALLEGNQQIILTSDRYPKEINGVEDRLKSRFGWGLTVAIEPPELETRVAILMKKADENDIRLPGEVAFFIAKRLRSNVRELEGALNRVIANANFTGRAITIDFVREALRDLLALQEKLVTIDNIQKTVAEYYKIKIADLLSKRRSRSVARPRQMAMALAKELTNHSLPEIGDAFGGRDHTTVLHACRKIEQLREESHDIKEDFSNLIRTLSS
- the dnaN gene encoding DNA polymerase III subunit beta; translation: MKFTVEREHLLKPLQQVSGPLGGRPTLPILGNLLLQVADGALSLTGTDLEMEMVARVALIQPHEPGATTVPARKFFDICRGLPEGAEIAVQLEGDRMLVRSGRSRFSLSTLPAADFPNLDDWQSEVEFTLPQATMKRLIEATQFSMAHQDVRYYLNGMLFETEGEELRTVATDGHRLAVCSMPVGQSLPNHSVIVPRKGVIELMRMLDGGDNPLRVQIGSNNIRAHVGDFIFTSKLVDGRFPDYRRVLPKNPDKHLEAGCDILKQAFARAAILSNEKFRGVRLYVSENQLKITANNPEQEEAEEILDVTYPGTEMEIGFNVSYVLDVLNALKCENVRIMLTDSVSSVQIEDAASQSAAYVVMPMRL